A genomic segment from Aegilops tauschii subsp. strangulata cultivar AL8/78 chromosome 1, Aet v6.0, whole genome shotgun sequence encodes:
- the LOC109781831 gene encoding uncharacterized protein, with the protein MYVNLLVDGGTRWLVLFFPLVQFLYLVSALAPIVEWLMVLLLPTDLLNVMSYLVIGEMSVQRYSRRPLTKKVRLQHNNFDLLILSQEGVDLWLGFMKCIVSSYYNQRSWGGTFHLKHMRVRGSEFKIQLIPVYKGTFKNLLLDLSRLATLLSGFYRPNIENQDQLPLYLKHLMAVMTRPRVDSASSEQQKGRFLKFLLNHPTLKSAGRRKALMRDIQEAIAGMDEAESRRVMQSVGKIRMTRRSWRREPRKVPLMRKVLYFGQGGKTHTKQGYDTTAAQLLRFIRNFYAHTGGRTTYLPGRHLMISMLEGELAMSHLFSDFMAEAIYGLVMDTGMHGQLEGAWEPYAD; encoded by the exons ATGTATGTAAATCTTCTGGTTGATGGTGGCACAAGGTGGTTGGTTCTGTTTTTCCCCCTTGTTCAGTTTCTTTACCTTGTGTCCGCTCTTGCTCCCATAGTCGAATGGCTGATGGTGCTTCTGCTGCCCACGGATCTACTTAATGTCATGAGTTACTTG GTCATAGGAGAGATGTCAGTTCAAAGATATTCCCGAAGACCATTGACCAAAAAAGTCCGGCTGCAGCACAACAACTTTGATCTCCTGATTCTCAGCCAAGAGGGAGTGGACCTTTGGCTTGGATTTATGAAGTGCATTGTCTCATCTTATTACAATCAGAGAAGTTGGGGCGGAACATTCCATCTAAAGCACATGAGAGTGCGCGGATCTGAATTCAAGATCCAACTCATTCCTGTTTACAAGGGCACTTTTAAGAACCTGCTACTGGACTTGTCGAGGCTGGCGACACTGCTGTCAGGCTTTTATAGGCCTAACATTGAGAACCAAGATCAGCTCCCGCTATATTTGAAGCATTTGATGGCCGTTATGACCAGACCGCGCGTGGATTCAGCTTCATCTGAGCAGCAGAAAGGAAGATTCTTGAAGTTTCTGCTCAATCATCCTACTCTGAAGTCTGCTGGGCGCCGGAAGGCTCTAATGAGAGATATCCAAGAAGCAATTGCTGGAATGGATGAAGCAGAATCGAGAAGGGTGATGCAGTCTGTCGGTAAGATTCGGATGACCAGGAGATCTTGGAGGAGAGAACCTAGGAAAGTTCCGTTAATGAGAAAGGTCTTGTACTTCGGGCAAGGAGGTAAAACCCACACTAAGCAAGGCTATGATACTACCGCAGCTCAGCTGTTAAGATTCATCAGAAATTTTTACGCGCACACTGGAGGCCGTACTACATAT CTTCCTGGCCGGCACTTGATGATTAGCATGCTTGAAGGAGAATTGGCCATGTCACACCTTTTCTCGGATTTTATGGCAGAAGCGATCTACGGGCTTGTCATGGATACTGGCATGCATGGCCA GCTTGAAGGTGCATGGGAACCGTATGCTGATTGA